In Euwallacea fornicatus isolate EFF26 chromosome 19, ASM4011564v1, whole genome shotgun sequence, the sequence ACAAACAGCCATTATTGGAGTCAGTCTCGACGAGAGAAAAATACTCGCTCGAAGTAATTAATACTACTTATTAGACGACGGCATTGCTAGAGTATTTAAGCTCCCGCCAGTGGTCTAAAGAGAGCTTTGGAATGATAGTCGAAGTGCAATCTAATAGTGGATTATTTGCGTTAATTTTCTCAAACGCCTTTTTCTGCATGCGCTTCACGTTATCGGTGTTATCACAGATAATCCGGGATAAGGAGACATTTTCGATCTCGGCTAACTGGAGCGTAGAGAACGGTTCCGGCTGGTTTTTGTTGTCGTAGAAATATCGATcacctgaaaataattattaactcACTAAAGTGGCCCAGTAGATAGATAGCAattctgtataattttttttttacaaaaagtaTCATTCATAAATCTGAAAAAGGTGTTGTCAGACTTACGAATTTTTACAGagagtaaagaaaaaaaaacaaacttataAATTATGCcaaaaaattggcaaattaaagcttaaaccaaaattttcagTATCAAACTCACCTTGTCGTGTCCTTATCATCTGATCGGCTATAATGCAGGAGAAGGTAGGTCCAAACAGTGAGTCCCCTTTGGGCTTTTCAAGCAAACCCCCAATAATTAGATCGACATCTTGTGGACTGCCATAAACACGTTGCAAGGCCAAAATATcctaaattagtaaaaaagcCGAATATAGCTATACCACTGGATCATAAGGTAATTATTTAAAGCGCCGTCAAAACGCTACACTTGTcataatcacaaaaattttagctGTCAAGGCCATAATCGATGTCGCTGTTTCTTTCATTGAGAATATCATATTTTGCGGATATTTTGAATTGTAACAGAGTTtgagaaattcattttcacGTTAATAAGCACGTACCTGGTCCCTTATAACATCATTAAAATCGTTAAACTCGTGGGCCTCATTTAAGCCACAATACGTTCTATAATTGGCATAGCTGGGCAGTCCGTGATCCCTGCCGCGCTGCAAATCGAAGCTGAGTACATCGAAACCGTATTTGCCGTTGGTGTAGAGCTGATTGATGAGCTGCATAAAATGAAGAGTTTTTAACATTCAACTGATCACTAAACAATTATTGCTTTCTTTATTTGAGATTCATAAAGTGTTTTGATTCGACATTACAAATAGAAAGAAGGCAGATCTGTGAACTCACATCATCAGCAAAATACACGTCCAGTCGTTGACAGGATTGGGTGCTCAATCCTCTTGCCAAAGCATCCAAGACGCCGTCTTGACGCAGTAAGCCGGGATTGTGGAAGTAATTGCGCATGAAAATTGATTCGTTCGCGGTTCGACTTTCATcgtataacttcggcataccGTCTGATAATGATTTGATGCTGCGCATTACGGCCGTGGCAAAGGCGTTTGATACAGAAGGATCTACATTTTTGTTGTATGATGAGGAGGAGAGAACACGTTCCGCAACAAATTTGCCTAAAAATTCCCTtttaaaaacagattttttaagGTTTACACAAATACAGACCTAAGGCTGCAGGTAACCACTCGGTGTAAGTAATTTTCTGCATTTCCGCAATCACAATCTTTCTCGATTCCTGGAAGAGCCTTTCATCTCCCCAATGTGGATTTAGAGTCCCCAATTCATTGGCGATTCTGTTATGCTCCCGGAACCATAGAGTATGAATCAAGGCCagctataattttattattaataattgaagtCTCAAATCTCAGTTACAATACTCAGTTGGTACCTGAGGCTGAAAGTTAACCCGAGCGTCTCCGCTTTCAAAGCAAGTAGAATTTTTAGAGAAGAGCTGACAGTCATGAGTGGGGTCTTGAGATAAGGGCAAGTATTCCCGGTGCTCATAAGAGGAGGTGCGAAGCTTTCCGGCGGCAAAAGAGCGCAACTGCTCCGACTTTCTTAATGTCGAACCGTAGATTTGCGATCCATCCAGGTAGTGAGTGGCTTGGTTCACCTAAACACACATTTGCCATTTAACATGGTCGCtataataaatacattatAGGTAATATAgttcaacatttttcaaatttcgaacctCACGTATATGTTAAATTTGGCTTTGTTATTGTCCATTATATACACAAAAGAAAAGCaaagatttttccatttttccaggAAACATAAGTTCACATAACGTATAAAATAGATACAAACGACATACTGGACGAAGAAAACTACCTACTTGGTCTGAAGCACCGAAACTGCAATCGGATCGAATTGCTGGGATGGACCGGACAAAACTGAGACACGTAACACCCTCTTCTGCGTATTTCTTGTCGTCGGCGACATAAATTGGGGAGCAAAAGGGGTGCACATAGCGGGGAGTGAGACTAACCCCGTCCCTGCCGCAACATTCAATCGGGATGTCGGTATGAActgcaaaattacaaaaagcaCTGAAGCTAGATGAATGCTGCCAGATTTGTTAATGTTTGGCAGTGCTTTCATAAGTAGCTAAGTTTATCAATTACGATTAtcattttattgtcaatatcAATATAAATATCTTCTATGTGTCACTGTCAGCGTTACTGTTTTCAAGTGACAGAGGCAAGTAACAGCCCTATATACATACTTACTAGCAACAGCAGTAGCGGATCGACATAGATCATGCTCCAGGAACTGCGACCATTGCATTAAAGCTAGAGTAGACTTTCTCGAAGGCCTGTTACCGGTTTTTATCAGAGAACTGACTACTTGTCGAGGATTTGGTAACGGTTTTTTCGAAACCGCTCTGCGTGGCTCGTGGACTCCGTCAGAATAATCTGCATAAAGCAGACGGGAATATCTGTTTACAACAACCATTAGAGGATAATCTTTCACCGAATAACGTAAGGCTTACCCAGTAAACGATTCTCCTCTATGTCCCATGGCGACATTGTTGCAACTGCCATTAATAGTCCTGTAAGGCGAATTGTATTGTGCTTGGTCGCAGGAAGATTCTATCAAGTTGCATGCGTCACTCAGAGGTGTGCGGTGAAAGGTGAATTTCGACATCAACATGGCGCAGTCTTGGTAAGTCAATGGGTGTGAACTAGCTTTGGATAACCTAAAGACACGGTTCCTTAAAGTCTTGGCAACTTGGCACCACTTGGTACCTCTTGTTTTAATGGagcatttattttccaaaggATTTTGACGAATTCCGCTACTGACCTATGGCAATAGATATTCAACAGTTGATTTGATGCCCTAAGCGCGATCAAAGCATCTTTTCCTCTATCCAAAGCTTCTACTTCAGGACCGAAGGAAATCAACATACCATGGGAAGGAGTATCATCGGCCACCTAAAACCACCAAACATTAAAACTTTATCGGCGTGTGCACTTACTTTAATAAGAGACGAAAATGGAGGTCTTATGTCCAATAATATGAGAAAATATCACCTACGTTGACCATAACTGACCTTAATGTTGGACCACAGTAAATTGTTTTCCAGTCTCTTCATATATCCGACGACATTGACTGCAAAATTAACGGTTGAATTGAGGTCCTCTATCGTGATGTGATTCAAAATATCCATCATTTCAGAGTTCGGGGTTGTCATGGATATGGAATTGTCATGAACGCCATCTGGAGATCAATTTGGTAAGTTAACCATGCAACCTCTGGCGGAAAAATTGCAAAGCCAGAAAAGCAAACAATTCTGAAGTTACGCCATATGGAGGTATAATATGTTTACTTCCGTTGTTTATTTGAATGGAATGTTATTTTTCGAGagagataatttaattaaagtttctgATATGTGGGCACAACTTGCTACAGTTAATATGAAGTCTCTGCTTCGCAGCCATTTTACAGCGAAAATTGAATTGATTCTCCAGAAGAATTTGCTTTTCTCAAAACTGAAATGTAACAAAAgagcaattttaataaatcaaaagcaCATGGAGAGGGTTCCGGAGCGAGTTTGACTGATGTCAAACGTCACAGTTACGACCAGCAAGAGTGGCAACCATTTTGCTTGATGTGAACCGTAACGGTCGCGATTAACGACACAGCTGTCATATTGACATATTCTTAAATAGCCTAGTAAATGGCATATTCAGTACGCATTTTTTGGATACTCGAATTCGCATCAATAGATGGTGCCACATAATCTTGCCAACGTTTCAAAGCAAGCCTgctttccaaatttaaattctttgaaAGTCAATACAAGATTTTATTTGTACATCTCTATATTGaatgttttcattattaaaaaaaaaactttattcgaatcaaaataatatcgagagataataaatatttataacgtGTGCTGGGATTTACGGTACAAAAACCGGCacataaactgaaataaaCATGAAGGAGCGTTAATTTACATGTAAAAGTGAGTAATCACGCTACACAGGCGTGCTGAGCATAGAAGAGTCCAAAACATAACAtgatgaaaataaacttttaagaatattttggcACTGGATCCAGTTTGTAAACAGGGCCaaatgctatttttaaaaatatttaactctGGCCTGCTTCATAAATAGTGAAGGGGCACGTTTAAAGGCCGAAATGATTTAGTCTGAGAGAAAACGAGAATTGTGGAACATTTCCCGGATCAAACGTATGCACAACAAACAGCAATAAATTGTCTCTTATTAGCATAAATCAATACTGCTTCCAATATCAAAACATGATGTAAGAGCCTGATAAAAATATGTGAAGTAATGTGAATTCGTTGGACAAAGTTCAAATATTATACGAATAAGAGTTTTTTTGGTGTCAGACTCTTCTTATTgtgataaaaatacatttaggaatataaaaatttgggAGGGTTTATCTTACCATGAAAGGGCAGAAGTAAGCCATTGATTGAAGCATCCGAAAATATGCCCCCATGGATGGAAAGTACCCAAAGTAATATACCGAAAAGCGGCATGGTAAATTTCAAGCTCTGGAAGTCCATTGTGGCTCTCAATCTAAACAAAATGAGGTGAAAGTCGGAATCACGTCAGGGCATCTCGATATCATGGCAATTTAGACATACAAAAATGCGCGCAAAATACGATAGAATGGCTTAAAGATCTAAAAATGGCTTAACTGTACTAAATTAACTTACAAAACTTCACATTAAAATACagaaaatgccaaatttcgGCTTTTTTGTCGCACTTACTGCGTATTTTTCGAATTCTCCAGTGCGCCATTAAATTCCAGAAAACCAATTAATCGATATTGTTTCCAAACAACGCAATCTCAGCTGCTACTTGTTACGAAATAACAATGAGTGTTTACCGAGAATTTCTCTAATGATTGTAGTTGCTAATGTGTACTGCCCAGATCACGAGACGGGTGAATGCTTCCTACACCATTCCGAAACATCGACTGCCGCCTTCAAACCGATGAATTGATAACACTATAAGCACCAGTTTTGTGTGCAAACTgaacaattattgttgttagaaGTACCCTTCAGtatcaaaataatcaaaaaacaaaattgtagTTGCCTTTCAACGCAAAGCTACGCCTCTGGCCATTCAATAAACATGGGCGGAGAAGTGTTCGAAAATATCGACCTCGGACGCCTCTGGATTCAAAAAAATCGTAGAAGCAATTTCCTAGatccttaaaagtaaaatcgtACTCAATAACCagtgtcaaaaaaattggtattaaAGGTAATAGTTGCATAAAAACctaaaatcagaaaattgaTTACAGAAATGCACTTATATGCGTGTACTTCAATATAGAATTTGACTTAAAAAGGAGTACTTTAGGGCTCTAATGGTACCTTATTGGTCTTCAAAAATCACTAACCAGCATTCAAGCACGAAGACTTACAGCTTAAACGTTCCCTTTACAGCTTACGACAAACACTGCTTTGCAGTTTCCCAATCAAACCcacaaaattgttgaaaaagaaaacagtTTTCCGGTACTGCTAAAGACCCGGCAGCAGTTGTCCGGTCAACCTAACCAATTAAACAGTTCCGGCTAAACGATGCAAGTACCCCACTCGAGTTTATCAATGAAAATCGTTGTAgtgtatgtaaaaaatgttacttaaTAGAAGAAATTCGGCATCAAAGAGCTGCGATAGCGCGCCGCTTTTATTGCGATTACGGACTGAAGCTGCGACTTCCCGCGGGTGCGACTTAAGTAATAGTTTCGACGACTGAGTTGCGCGCTTGGTCTAGTTGAAGCAGCAGCTGCGTTATCATATCAGCTTGGTACATAATTATGTTTACGGGAGGAATAATTATGTCCTTAAcggcaataaaaataagataaataaaatatgatcttAAGTTCAGATACGTAATTGCAATTGTGCATAAGTTGCTCTTAATGCAAAACTTCAGGACCAAAACTTGGGATATTTGCAACATTTCTTGGCCTTCAATGATATTCCGAAACCacattttagttatttatttgttaattgtttaaattttttacataattctAATTATAGCTATTCATTACCACGAGTCACAATAAACAAAACACTGTTTATCACAGTCAAGGTTTGTGTTGCGGGTGAATGTTATGTATTGTTTAATTAGGCTGATAAAGGACAGGTTAAAAGGTCCGGGCCGTGCGTCAGCAAAGGGTCAAAGGACAGGAAAGGTCTTATCTGCTCCAAGTTGACCGGTGGTAAATACTGTTCTGATATCTTATTGAATTGATGGTAGCGTTTATAGAAACAGAGCTATTTATATTTTCGGTAATAAGAGCACAAATAAATGCTAAGAAAGAATGTGATTCTGGCGATTAATACTgggtgtttcatttaaaatgacacaagcGATTATCTCCAacaccaaatttaaaaatcccaaatgaaaggaaaaattaattttattcatgtATTAATGGAACAAATAGTCAAAATCTTAATGCTCCACACCGAGATATGTTCCAATTCTCACGTAAACGATCTCgaaacattttcaagaatttcttCACTGATTGCTTCACAAGTTGTTCTAATGAGAGTTTTCACATCGTCCGGAATTATTCAGATTTGAacatatacttttttttaaaagataaatcCAATGAAAAAAGTCTAATGGCGCTAAGTCAGGTGATCTAGGTGGCCCGTTCGCTGGAATGCTATATCctatccatttttttaaaagattcTTTTAGTTTAAAACGTCTCATACCACATAAGCAAAATGGATGGGACATTGATCATGCTGATATCACAATGCCACTCATCGGTCAGTCAAGAATGTTGtcttagaacaaaattggtagattatttaatagaaaaatattatattttttcctttcaaattgCATTCAATACAAAATGGCCCTATGATTTTGTTGCCCTCcgtactgtactaaacattaaTTGAACGATGtctttgatgttttatttagcTGAGCCAAtgagatttttgaaaagagCGGATAATAAAGTAGATTTGTAAGAAAAAAGCACATTGAAGAAAAAACCttcatttaaatgtaatttttccctTTCCCAAATACAAAATTGCACCGCTTTTCCATATCTTTGCCATGTAGTTCTTGGTGGAGGGAAATACAATACGGATGGAGAATAACTTCCACCTTTCCACCTTccgtaattttaaaatgcgaTACACACTGGAAAACGAAATGCCCAAACCTTTTGACAACTGACAGCAAACTACATGGGAATCAACAGCTACAGCCGCTGACATAGAAATTTGGTTGTTTTCATTAGTGGCACTTCTTGTAAGGATTTTTTATCCACATTGTGTTTTGCAGAAATTGTTTGATTATTCGGTAAAAATTTTGACGACTAGGCTCTATTTCTTCAGAGAATATTCGCACATAAATCCGATAAGCTTTAGCACTGTTTTGACTACTTTTTTCATAAGTTAacaccatttaaattttgttttctttagaaaacgtttccatttttcacttttaaattatcaactttaattgaaaaacacaTAATTAGCTTGGTCTTAAAGAttcctttgaaaattataaataaattcgatCTTCCCCAAAAAGGATTACGAGGACGTTCTAATCCAAACATAGCTTTGTTGTTCGACTGATAACAATGACAATGAATAAAAAACGactgaaacaatttttactaCGGTTCTGGGTTAATATTTAGTTTCAGTGAATTTTCATTTCCCattaatgaagtttttttcgtaatttaaatCACGTGTTATTTTAAACGTGCCACttcaattttcgttaatatctgaaaaacgaaaagttaaaaaaacttttacagcAAAAATACTCCTTTTTTTACActctttgcaaatttattcaaaaatgggcattctgtttaaaaaaataaatttgacctTGAAATATCCTTTAAATGACCTTGAGTAAAAATTTGTCAATGTGTTGGACGTCCTCTCTCGTGATgaataatgtttatttgattttttttttgaatttggttTCGGGGATAATCGCTTGTGTCCctttaaatgaaacatcttgaatatacagggtgtccctaaaaggtctgtacaaaattctaccatagATTTCTGatgtcaaaacatgacgatttaacccaatttaccttagtccaaaagtggacggttttcgaaatacagggcgtcaaagtgaaaacaaaaaaaaagtaaaaaaattaatttcttggttggtaatgctgctatctacacaaaatgtcgtatcgggcgatttttggggataagaaatcagaatccgtttacattttcgatgcacaatgtaaagggagttgtcagcgctcgatgaaccctctttaaaagggcacaactttttcatcacccggtataaaatttatttatgtctaaacttgtgttttcctacattttttaaggaaaaaaagtctcttgttaaaaatctctacgaggtttccttcttgagatatttgaagcttaaagttcgctgcatgtcttgaacaataattttaatgtactatgtacatatctattcttacagttggatcgaaaaaaatcaaaacttaaaaataggttagaaattacttgaaaacatagataccaaacataaacacgaaaaaattatacttttagtagatgttcgaaatgaccaccattgacttgcatacaaagattaatccaactcaagaaattaaaatgtactttattcatcaattcttcgtcgttctttaacatgtttactgcattttgaattcgtccccatagttcctcttcactatttatggccgtgaagtataccatggactttagagtcccccataaaaaacaatccatcggagttaaatccggtgagcgcggtggccatggtaccggagcatcattttctctacctatccatcttcgtgggtactgttgatttaaatagttgcgcacatttatagtaaaatgtggcggagcaccgtcgtgcataaaccacatatcttgccgaagttgtaaaggaagatcttccaataattctggcattgtattttgaatatgttccaaataactttcacCACTTAATCGATGCGGCAAAATGACaggaccaataataaaattgttaattattcctgcccacacattaatcttaaattcacGTTGATAATGTACCACTTTCGTAGCATGCGGATTCTCATcagcataaacatgttcattgtaTAAATTAGTAATTCCACTTCTCGAAAAACAAGCTTCatccgtaaataaaatattagtaacaataaaattaatttttaagttttgatttttttcgatccaactgtaagaatagatatgtagtacattaaaattattgttcaagacatgcagcgaactttaagcttcaaatatctcaagaaggaagcctcgtagagatttttaacaagagaccttttttccttaaaaaatgtaggaaaacacaagtttagtcataaataaattttataccgggtgatgaaaaagttgtgtccttttaaagagggttcatcgagcgctgacaacgccctctacattgtgcatcgaaaatgtaaacgggttctgatttcttatccccaaaaaccgcccgatacgacattttgtgtagatagcagcattaccaaccaataaattaatttttttgcttttttttgttttcactttgacaccctgtacttcgaaaaccgtccacttttggactaaggtaaattgggttaaatcgtcatgttttgacctcagaaatctgtggtagaattttgtacagactttttagagacaccctgtagaattaaatattaaaatttacaattaatcAACAATATCAATCGCCGTAATAAACCTGAAAACGCAATAGGAAAAAGCGGTTATTCCTTCGTGAATGtacatacagtggtggccatataaaaaaaaacgatttttaaagtggtaaaacttttttaaaacaaaaataataaacatatttgtaTGAtcaagtatttttaaaataaaacatatctatttttaatcaacataagttttttttatattaatgctATAGACCgaagcaataaataatcaaaattcttttggacaaataaataagatcgtttttaaagaaattttgtgtCGATAAGTTTATGCTGTCTGTATTGTGTAAAAGACCTTAATAGACCATAAAATTGGTAAAAGAAAAGATTGTACTTCGGGTTTgcgaaaattgattttgtcgTTAGTGGAAAAGTGTTGGAGTTGTCAAAAAACAACAGTCCTGTTTGAAAGTTATTTACTAAtactacatattaaaaaaaatccaaaattaacGTATATTCAACTACAAAATGAGCTCTTCGGCCAATAACCATTCGCAGTTTCAATAAGAACAATACGAAGGCGTTTAAATGAGGCAGGTTTGTTTGGAAGAGTTTTCAGAAGAAAATTCATGACatcaaaaaagaataaaactgcacggttaaaatttgcaaaacttcATATTTGATGGTCAAGTTTTCAATAGAAGCACGGGTCATGGTGAGacgatacaaaaattaacaaattcgTTTCCGATTATCGAATTTATATGAGACGATCTCGTAACACAAAATTTAACCCAAAGTACACTACAATGACCATCAAGCATGATGGCGGCAATATTAACTTGTTGAGGCATATGTTTGGACAAGGAGTTGGACCCATTACCAAAGTTAACGGTATCTTAAACATGCGCAAATATTGGGATATTCTTGACAATATTATACTGTTATATACAGAGAATGCCTTTCCTGTTATCTGACAGTTTCAGCACGACAATGATCCGAAATATAcagcaaaaattgtaaaatggtGGTTAGTAGAAAATCAAGTTGATGTTATTAAGTGGCCTGTTTGCAGTCCAGACTTGAAACCAATTGAGAATTTATGGTGGGATGTAAAATAGGCgctaaaagataaaaatctaACAAATCTTACTCAACTTTACGAGGAAATTCACTGGTTTTGGTATGCCATACCTGAAAAACggtgtcaaaaattaattgactGCTGCTGCAACGGTGTTTGAAGT encodes:
- the LOC136345310 gene encoding peroxidase-like translates to MDFQSLKFTMPLFGILLWVLSIHGGIFSDASINGLLLPFHDGVHDNSISMTTPNSEMMDILNHITIEDLNSTVNFAVNVVGYMKRLENNLLWSNIKVADDTPSHGMLISFGPEVEALDRGKDALIALRASNQLLNIYCHRLSKASSHPLTYQDCAMLMSKFTFHRTPLSDACNLIESSCDQAQYNSPYRTINGSCNNVAMGHRGESFTGYSRLLYADYSDGVHEPRRAVSKKPLPNPRQVVSSLIKTGNRPSRKSTLALMQWSQFLEHDLCRSATAVAIHTDIPIECCGRDGVSLTPRYVHPFCSPIYVADDKKYAEEGVTCLSFVRSIPAIRSDCSFGASDQVNQATHYLDGSQIYGSTLRKSEQLRSFAAGKLRTSSYEHREYLPLSQDPTHDCQLFSKNSTCFESGDARVNFQPQLALIHTLWFREHNRIANELGTLNPHWGDERLFQESRKIVIAEMQKITYTEWLPAALGKFVAERVLSSSSYNKNVDPSVSNAFATAVMRSIKSLSDGMPKLYDESRTANESIFMRNYFHNPGLLRQDGVLDALARGLSTQSCQRLDVYFADDLINQLYTNGKYGFDVLSFDLQRGRDHGLPSYANYRTYCGLNEAHEFNDFNDVIRDQDILALQRVYGSPQDVDLIIGGLLEKPKGDSLFGPTFSCIIADQMIRTRQGDRYFYDNKNQPEPFSTLQLAEIENVSLSRIICDNTDNVKRMQKKAFEKINANNPLLDCTSTIIPKLSLDHWRELKYSSNAVV